A stretch of DNA from Erpetoichthys calabaricus chromosome 1 unlocalized genomic scaffold, fErpCal1.3 SUPER_1_unloc_13, whole genome shotgun sequence:
AAACTGGCATCCTTCTTCTGGCCAAGAtccactttcatttaattagtaTATTCATTAAGGCCAATACTGAACCGCTTTTACTCTGGACCACCCCCTTTAGGGTTACCCATAACAAACTGGTCCATCGTGGTGGACCTTTAAGAATGACTGAGGCACACAAGGCCTCCACAGTGCCAATCTCACAATACTGGGTGGTGCTGCTGTTTAATAGGAATTTATTAATGTGTTAAAtagtaaaatatttgtgatgtgtgcagagtgtacttaaacaagatgaagctgataaacttgaaacttgtttcaaagttgttgaaaatgacagtttgttttgaagaatgtttttgtcctggagcatgtcagatttgccaaccacagtcgctgatctcatcacctgaccacattaatttaaacaattgtcACATTTAGCGCTTGTGTGCCGACCATTCAGCAGAGTTGTGCTCAGCCCTGTTTctaacagccaatagcatgctgttgATGACGCCCGCAGTgttcaaagggttaacagctgtagctcttcagcagcaatcttcaccctttattttattttttattttttccccttttgttttgCTATCTGAAACACAAACCAGAAAGaggagcatctcttatttttgttaggttcaaatcctgcagtttcttattcctcttcatttaactctatgccttctaCTTCACAgaaacattcactggttgtcagctctcctgcacacacagtctgctcctaagactgaaaacaaaatccatcaatccatccattttccaacccactgaatctgaacacagggtcacgggggtctgctggagccactcccagccaacacagggcacaaggtaggagccaatcccgggcagggtgccaacccaccgcaggacacacacaaacacaccaagcacacactagggccaatttagaatcgccaatccacctaacctgcatgtctttggactgtgggaggaaacccacgcagacacagggagaacatgcaaactccacgcagggaggacctgggaagtgaacctgggtctcctaactgcagtTTATCTTAGCAAGTCGCAGGCTACTTGAAGTCAGACTTTGGGTGTCTCACATTAGGCAGCCATCTTTGCAGGGACACACCGCCAACTGCCTCCATCTTACTAATTATTTCAATGAAGGTTGTgagttaaataattgttttggattttgtaagCTTGGGGCAGTTTCACATTAGAGAAGTTGAGCAGCGATTTTAAGTTCCTCCTTCATATGCCCCTGTTTTATAACATAATCCTGAGGCCTAACTTGTATAAACCTTCCTTAAAATTAACTATTAACAAAATTCCGGGACCCTAACAGTATTGAATGTTCAATCAAAGTAGTGAATACTGTTGACACACAACTGTGCAAGAtggcctccttcttcttctagCCTGATGGACCCTCCTTTCATTCCCAAACTCATTTTACAGCTAGTGTGACATGAAAAGTGATGAGTTACTGTCTGATTGCTATGAACTGTCTGActtgacatcagctttaactaacaggatgttataaaaatcaaatgtcCTCAGATCTGAATGATGCAGTTTTAATGGAATTGATTCCTGTTTTTTTCCACAGAGAGATAAAACTCTGCCATTTATTGTAACGTttaaatggatgtgaaagaggagacGTGTGAGGCTGACCTGAATATCATAAAATTAAGGATCATAAatgttaaggaggaggactgtgagtgggagagTGTCCACCCCAAACAGGAGAGTCTGGACATTAAGGAAGAGGACCGTGAACTGGTGTCAGTGAAAATTAAAGAGGAGgatgaagagaagtgtgtcagCACAGAGATACACAACTATAGAAGTTTGGAGAGTGTCGAGGAAGATGACCTTCATTATGGACATCAAGATGGAGCAGTGACCGGGTTAGTCTCTTCTCAAAGCAGACGCTCTTCATCTCCGGAGTCTTCtatcaatgtaaaatatgaatcattacagtctgacAGAAAGACGACTGAAGAGATTTCATCTCCTCGAACTGAGGAAGATCAGCCATCACCTAAGAAGTCATCTAAAACAAGTAAGTTGAAAATAACAATCGGTGTACATTTTAGGGTCAGGGATATGGCCCTGAAAGTGCtgtcttgtgctttttttaaaagaaacttagACAAACGTTCAAACTATATTAAACACAGCAATTTCACAACGTTTTACAGGGTTTAGGAGTCTGCACTTCTTCCGTTATTGTTTGTAACATTATGCAAACACTCTAAGCCTGTCTTtggtaaaaaaaagtttgtgaaccctttggaattcctTTTATTTCTGCAATAATTCCTcataattctgtggtctgatcttCTATTAAGTCCATAAAACAGACAAGCACAGtcgtcttaaactaataacaaaccATTAGATCCTTGTCGTTCctgaatacattgtttaaacatggGAACAGTCCAGTTTGTGACCCCCTGTCTTTAGAATCTTTCTGATCCTCCTTTAGCTGCAATGACTTCCACCAAACGTTTTCTGCAGCTGCTACTCAGGGTTCAATTTCTTGGCTATTCATTGTTTCGAATGTTTTCAGTTCATTGATGTCTGAGGGATTCCTTCAATGATCAGGTGACTTCAGGTAAGCCAATAAATCCTAAGCCCATCTTTCTGATTGGCCGATCCAGAACACCAGCTTTCTTCCGTTTAAGCCTTTCTCTTGttgacgtctttttttttttcagctgattGTCTTTTTCATTACCTAACTTCTCTCAACCTTTCACTATTATGACATCTCCTATCAGATTTCTTTGtaacaatttttaattcagtgctACATTGATGATGGCATCCTGTCCTGGTCCTGCAGAAGCAAAAAAAGCCCTAAACTGTGATTCTACCATGAGGTGATAGCAATGGTGTGCAGTGATCTTTTACCTTTAGACCACTGTGAAATGGGGACACACACATGGTGACATGGGGATTCAGGCATtcacacaccagaccaggggtgacatttataaaactttgcatggaattAAGCATGAATATATgcgcacaccaaaaaaaaaaacgaaaatgtgtacgtccagaaaaaaaatataagatttaTGAACCGGATGTACTGTGTGCACATTACTACAAAATTTACTTTTTGTAAATCAtagtcactttttaaatatgtatatgtgaacACTCCTTTAACTGCCACCCTGAAAACATTCACCTATGGAGTCTGTTAATCTGTCATATCtgtatgcaatcatgatgctgcagaacttcatgggCTGGTAGATTAGCGTCTTCCTCCTGACACCTTGAGACCCCATCACCTCCACTCAAGAATATCTGTCTTTGCTCTTCATCTGAGAGTGAAAGGTCACACATGTAGATACagcgcctctcctctgtgctctggggTTCAGGAAAGGTGTAGGGCAAAACTGTCTGTGCAGGAAGACACTCGCCTGGcgcatgtaatgacatgattgctgttacaatgaataggtCAGGTCATATTTAACACTGAGAGTTCAGCAGGTTACTGCACCAACACATATTTCACCATGTAAAGCAACATcacgtctgtcaaagctactttgtctcaaaataaattaatgaatcgTGGTTTGATTTAGGCCATGGAGACGTCACATTTGTCAGccacatcttggatgacttgtgtattaatggaatgtcactgcttacggttaacaaaagcagcttcaatcTTGCTAGGTTCCCTTTTTGCAATACAAGTGCAGTAAAGTGTTCCAGTTGtgttaggagagctggacacgGCTGAAGATTGACTTTttgtgttggcaaaaacatgtcatGTGTTATGTGTGTACACCCACACTATACAAAAAGCAGATGTAGTGCATCAGCAGTCATTtgatggcttccagcacagcagacatAATAGAGTGAAGGTTGGCTGAGATACTGTTGAGCtgtcggccagttccctgagaagtgacatcaactAGCAGATATAAagtgatgacaaagtagaatttcttcagtgcaaattcctatcattggccctcttaaagggaactaaaatatagTCTCTTATATAGACATCTAATTTTTGAGATgtcatgtttgtcacatcaacgcaCATTATTATAACGGCTTGGTGAATTGAATTATTCTTGCGAGTCGTCAtctagctggtttggctgcattttcctctttaatcaagggtgtcgtcatttcccagtttctctgaaatgctgTGTATGTATGGGTCAgagttactgtaaatatgtttgtTCCCCAGTCAACTTTCTTTTGTAAATCTTGACATTTGTATGGGAGGTTGCATACACACGTTTCGTGTCCAATTTTAtgtgtatgcaagctttataaatgaggccttaGGACCTTCACTAGCCTATCTTTAGATAGGTCTCAACCCAGGCAGCCTGACTCCAAACTCAACATTAGGCGCCAGcatgcacaggcccaaaatgtaTTGTTGGCTTAAATAGTTATAATAAAGCAACTGAAGGACCACCTCCCTGATATCAAATATAAACGCTGCGGGTGGTCCTTGAGGAGTGACATTGGTTTGACCTCACCTCTTAGGGTCTCACCAAAGAAATACAAAGATTTTTGGGtaattaataaacagaacaatataaacaaaacttgaaattacataatcagaatgaaaaagcaagtaataaagttgaaaaatattgaaagcaCTAAATAAGCTAAGATGTTCTCTTAAATGCCTGTATTTGCTCTCCCAGCTTTATTTTTATTGCCCTTTGTTATAATTTCCCAGCTTTATTCTCCTCTCGCTTTATTATCTCCTCTCGACAATCTTTAAGAGTTATCTTGATGTGATGtttggacagcttagctgttagctaaaccaacagacttgatggactgatgaatggtctcctgttgtctgttacatttcttatgttcttgctcTGTATGTTCATTGGCTGATCTTTTATTTGTCTGAGTGCCTCTAAGCCACACCTCCAGTCTCCTCTCATTGGTTAAATACCTGACTTGACTGGACTATAACGGTTTAAATGACAAATTCAGCATTGACAGTCAAGTTGTTTGTGTGTTATGAGTTCAGGTTGATCGTGTTTGTCTGTTGTTGTTGTGtagttgaagatcagaccacattcaCAGGAGGATTTCGGGCAAAAATTCAGGAGATTTCAAAGGTTACACAAactttttctcagaatttaaattgctttacagatttattgattttatgcaACACACTGCTTAACACACTGCTTAATCCAACTGAGTGTCCATCTCTGTGCATCTTTAGCTAACAGTCTTGTGTTTGGCCTGTTTGTGTTCTTATGTgttcaagaacacggagacacagttggcAACCAGTtttgggtaaattttgcacaaacattaagatcttctttacacagagagcagAAAattgaataagttaccaagtagtgtggtagacagtaggagtttaggggctttcaaaactcgacttgatgttattttagaagaattaaatggataggactggtgagctgtgctgggctgaatggcctgttctcatccagatttttctaatAGAGCTGCAGAcacctgaggaaaaaaaattaaaaacaatacttttttaatttctccagctTTGACTTATCTATTATTTAATGGTAAATGTGTAGGTTGCTCAGCTAGTGCTGTATTTCAGCTGATGGAAAGAGAAATACATTGAAAGGTGGAGTTTAGATTGTCATTGGACTTTTTTACATACACACTTGAGAAGTCTTGGTGTGTTagaatgttaatgttgtttattgattgtcATGAGTATCAAGTTGTGTTTAGTAAAGATTTACTCCATAATAATCGTGATTATTATGACATCATATTGGTGATTGTGTTAAGGTTGACTTGGGCATTTCTGGAGTATTTGACATTGCAGAAGAAGTCCTGTGTTTGTGCTTCATTCTGATTTCTTTGTTCAAGaaatatgtgctttttattttattttatttatttattttgcaactcCTGGCTTAGACAAAAGATCAGTTTGACTTTCAGTTCTCCCTTGGGCTCAGTTTTCGTATTGCCTGAATTCTGATTTCTTTGTTTAAGAAATATgggctttttattttactttatttatttatttattttgcaactcTTGGATTAGACAAAAGATCAGTTTGACTTTCAGTTCTCCCTTGGGCTCAGTTTTCGTATCACCTGATTATTTTCATCTCAGTTAGTATCTTTGCCGTT
This window harbors:
- the LOC127526339 gene encoding uncharacterized protein LOC127526339 — translated: MDVKEETCEADLNIIKLRIINVKEEDCEWESVHPKQESLDIKEEDRELVSVKIKEEDEEKCVSTEIHNYRSLESVEEDDLHYGHQDGAVTGLVSSQSRRSSSPESSINVKYESLQSDRKTTEEISSPRTEEDQPSPKKSSKTKTVDQKKLEMLLNMKKKICTSGYKDEIKVVQSKLKRQLCKGKPTTETNLTTSYNKTHEGSVEWGDDHHWQL